The Rosa rugosa chromosome 3, drRosRugo1.1, whole genome shotgun sequence sequence GAGAATTTCATCGAGAGGCTCGTTTCTCCGAGCGGCGTCGTTTAGGTACTGGTAGAGGAAGCGGAGGGAGTTGTCCAGCGAGCCTGAGACGGAGACATGGCCGGTGGAGTTGtcgaggaagaggagagagtCGCGAAATGGCGTCATGTAGCTTTTGGGGGCGGGTGGAGAGGAGAGAGGCCATTACTCTGCCGAGCGTGACTGACGTCATTGACTTCGGTGATGAATCTGATAACTCCGACGAGGTGGAGTGGGGGAGTAGGAAGTGgctttgtggttccattggatTGAGAATTTTCGCTGGTGAGGATCAAACCGGAGTCGAAACCGGAGACAAAAGAGAATTATCATAGGGATTTTCAGAGATGATGACGGGCACTATTCCGGCGACCAAGCCCTCGTCgtcgtgagagagagagacagcgtCGTTGCTGTTAGGGTAGGAGAGATAGATAGTAGCacattgtaatttaataaatgagTTGAACCTAAAATTGTATTTCTAcctttaaattgggtaagtgggcacacaAATCTTTGGGATTTGGGAATTTGGTTGCCATTCATCATCAGCTCAAGCAACGCCAAGACACCTAGTCCCTTTCCAGAGTTGAACGGAAGCGACCTCGGGTTGTCAAGACTCTCGTCACTCATCTCAAGAACCTGGTGACGGTGCAGCAGAGCCTCGCCGCCGTCTCCGGTGGCCTCCTTGCGGACATCTCCGACGTGCTTCAAAAGCTGGCCGAGCGAAGGCGACGCGCCATGTGAGGCTTGTGGGAAGTCGTCGAGCTCTATAGTGAAAAACGGCGATATCTGATTCTCTGACGCCAGTCGGAATTTCATCGGACGATGACTACCGCCAAATCGGGGGGAGGACAGAtcgaaggagagagagagagagaagagaggggGATCTGGGATTTGGATTGGGGATAGAGAGATGTGGTTTTAGTGGCAGAATGATAGATTTGTAATTTATTAatgggaaaatttcaagaacagtacatgatGTATCGGTCATTCTAACCTTTCGTGAATCAACTTTCGAAACTATCAAAATGGTACATGAATTTCAAATCTCGACCTAAGTTTGGTGTATGCCGTTACATGCTCCATTAATTAATATGTTTTCTGTCAAATTTCTGAGGGTAAATCTGTCTTTTCAAGGATgatgaaaaaaaacaaaaaaaaactcaacTAAATTGAGCaccctctctccctccctcgtACTGACCGCAACCACCACACCACTTCAGCTGGACCGCCACCATCAACTTTCTGGCAGCCACATCACGCCTCGAGGAGGCAGCAACCCTATAAATTGGATCCATACCCAGATCGTAGGCAAACGAGCCAACCCAGATCGGAACAATCTGATCCGAGCCACGCCACGCCGCCCCGACCTCGTCCCCATCAGACCGCCTCCGAATCTGCAATAGCACACCACCTCGCCGACCGGGCCTGCAATTAGCGAACCAATCCCAGCCAACCTCCGCGATCTCCCTCACCTTACCGACAGCCACCGCGATCTCCCCAATCCGATCTATCAAGGAGCCAGCAAGTCAACCAATCCTACATAGGGTAGTTTGGTTTGGTAGGTGTGGATTTGGAAGTGGAGGAGATGCGGTAGTCGCAGCATAGAGGAAGAAGGTGGTGAGGAACTGTCGAGCTATGTAGTTGGGCAGAAAGATGAGAGCTTTGTGGTCATCGGAGCTTTTCTGGGTCTGATTGAGAAGCCAATCGCTGGTGCAGTAACTACGATGTCTTAGATGGAGAAGGTGGTGAGGAACCACTTGGAGGCTGTCTCCGATTTGGGAACGACGTCGTTGCAGAGTTTGGAGTATAATTGATCAAGATTAGGAATGTGGTTGAAGGTTGAAGCTGTGGGGATGAAATTGATgcagaataagaagaagaagaagaagaggaggggaGTGAATAGGGATTATGGGTTTGTAAATGAGTGGTTAGGGAAATTGGAAGAGCGCTAACCCTAGATTTGGGCGAGGGAGGTGAAAAAGATGATGGGGAATTGGTTTCCATCGCTCTGCTAGCAATGAAGGAGAGAACCAAGAGACAAAGCCCAGGAACttgagaaggaagagagagagagagagaaagccaAAGTCAGAGAGTGTCGGagagggtgagagagagagaagaaaaggtaAAAATACTATATTACCCTTTAACAAATGAATAATTACATAAAGTTAACGGAGTTCGTAACGGCATGTACTCAAATTGGGtagaaatttgaatttgatgtaccgttttgataGTTTCGAAAGTTGATTCACGAAAGGTTAGAATGACCGATACTTCATAtactcttcttgaaattttccctttattaATTGATGTAAGATCAAATTGTAATTTTGCccttaaattgggtaagtgggctcATTAATCTCTTACTAGAGTAAGTGGGTTCATATTAACTCAAATTTAGGCATTTGGTCAAGATCcctttaataaaatgataaaataaGAAATCAAATGGGTGGTTTATTAAGTAagaggtgtgtattaagtatttagggatgtgcgaataaaatttccctttttttttttttgccaaaaaTTTGAAATATGTTCTTAAATATATATGTACGTATTTCTAATGTAAATACGTACGTAAGCCCACAAGAGTAATATAACTTGTAAATAAAAAGGAttcacaaaaggaaaaaaaaaagttgaagaaactgaaattaattacttaattaaatgcatgtgaaattaaataaggGTAAAGAGGGGAAGTGAAAACTTGTATTTTAATtgtattaattatttaatttttttagatAATGGAATACACATGGCAAGCAATGAATGGGGAAGGTAGAAAGGGAAATGTTTGAGGGAAAAATTGCTAGCATTCCTCGACAATTAATATTGGACTACCCTATCTTTCGCCTATTGATTTGTTTAGAATAAATGAAAATTAATTTCAGaacaaaatagaagaagaaactaCATGTATTTCTAGTAACTAATTTATTCTAAGCGATgaactttttttcttctataAAATATCGATGGAGGTCCAAAGTTAAATTCCCCCCTAATATTGGACTACCCTATCTTTCGCCTATTGATTTGTTTAGAATAAATGAAAATTAATTTCAGaacaaaatagaagaagaaactaCATGTATTTCTAGTAACTAATTTATTCTAAGCGATgaactttttttcttctataAAATATCGATGGAGGTCCAAAGTTAAATTCCCCcctttttaatgaaaaaaaaaatacgtgTGCTTCTTTACTAGTGTATTATGTTGAGAATTGaccaagaaaagagaaaaaagaatctGACCAACATTCTTTACTAGTATTCTGAAACAAAAATACTCCAGGTCACAACACTCGACGATTTTAtcaacaaataaacaaagttGATGATATCTGTTCATGTCAGCAAACATGCGTGATCCAAATTTCAAACGGAATACTGCAAATAAATCAATTAATTCTTGTTTCCGGCTAGTTATTAGATATACTAGCAGTTTTCCACaagttattcttttttttttcagaaaataaaaaagaaaaaagttggttattgcagagaaaagaaaatgggagagagaaaagtgggttgtgaatatttttttttcaaatttttttaataaaaatacattttgtaaatgtcttaattatccttgtgatttaattaattctcaaagtttaatAATCTTTTAGGGTCAattttgtcaaaattttagattttggctaacaaagtctcttctcttaataatagtatagattagtaCTTTAAAGTTGGTCTATACCTTGATGGTACAACTAACCTACTTCCCCAGTTCCCCACCCACATCCAGCTCCGAAATTAAATGAGGTTCAACTATAAACGAATTGAAcatgacctctctctctctcctctcgtTTTCTCCCTCTATAGCTAGCTCATTGATTTGAAACAACCCCAGAAAACCAGTTTATAAGCTTCAGTGAAGAAGAAActagaagaaagaaagatggaaGGGCATGGACTTACAAGTCTTGTAGTATTGGGAGTTATTTCATGGACAACAGCATTTCTATTCATCAGAAAAATGTGTCCAAAGAGATCCTTTGGATTCTGCAACCGCCTTGTTTCGACAATCCATGCAACCATTGCTGTAACCCTAGCTTCACTCTCTGTCGAAGACTGGAGATGCCCAGTTTGTCCTCTGGCTGCTCAATCTTCTCCTCAGCAGGTTTTTCAGTTTAGTTTCGTGAATATTAATTAGTATTTTTAATGGTGTGCTTATGAGCTTGGTTAGCTTAATTAACTTTGGAGGTTTTTGGATGGTACGTGGAGCAGATGAAAGCACTAGCAGTGAGCCTTTCTTATCTCATCTATGATCTCATCTGTTGCCTTTTTGACAAGCAATTCAGTCTTGACAATTTCTTCCACCATTTGGTTAGCATTATTGGAATTGTAGCAGGCCTTGCATACCAAAGGGTTAGTATTTTACCTTGTTCCCCAACTTGATTGCCATTTTTAATCCTAGCTTGGAACAAGTACATGGGTGTTTAATGAGGTGAAAATCTAGGAACTCTAGCAAAttaattacatttatttttGATAGCGATAGACTACTAACTCAATGTAATGGTACTTAACTCCCTTTTGCAAAAGACAACTCCATGGGGAGCTAATGTATATTTAactaggaaaatgatttgtggcctcaatgaggcctaagatttatggcctcaatcttaggtgtcatgtcatgtcacctATACACGTCACTTATTTATCAAATCATgttatgtaattcttgagaaaaataccattttatcctttcaaaatctaatgaccctaaattagtttggtttttttctaaaaaaaaaatattttagttttttttttcatttttccttttcattacactcatgcttcaatttaaacaacaattttttttttcttcaattaagaatagaaaaaatttcatgtaattcaatcaatagatttgcacatacataTATTCGAactttgcataacacatgtatataaattcaacctttattgggttcctgcaaattttgaaaatataatgtgaaaaatacatattcatatgattattatatattcttttgttcattttttttctctttatgtagctagggtttaaacattgaaattgagtttattattttttgtttgttttttccctaatatttagattgtagatggTAATTAATGACCGGTACTAACatggaattttttcttacctcttaatttagaccacgtattttccaaattcaatttactaatgctatttttttggatgaaattaatcaatatttggaaagaaaatttaatgcctatttcttgacacctaattcaatatattaatgctatttggaaagagaaattatgggaaagaatttaattaaatgaagaaaatattggtcaaataatttgtagacatatctcttaaattagtacataattaatagctgatatttttttcatcacctaattaaattcattaatgtaattgattcaccccctaacatctaaaaggaaatataaaagggtaaagttggtgttgcaatagtatgatgtggcaagatatattatgtggaatttaaaaaaaaattgtatttgcttacatggcatgacacctaggatttgaggccacaaatcttaggcctcattgaggccctatatcattgcccatTTAACTATGTCTACCACTATATACAATTAGTTATCACTATGGGAACACTTCGTATAACTCAGTTAATTTTGCATCagccttttgtttttatttttatttttattttttcaccaCTAATAGTAGATTTTGTTGGGTTCAATAGTGTGGGTCAGAGATGGTAGCAGCATTGTGGATAACAGAGGTCTCTAGCCCTTTCCTCCACTTGAGGGAGATTCTCAAAGAACTTGGTTACAAGGACACCGACCTAAACTTAGCAGCAGATGTATGCTGTTTGAGAATTCCACAATGTTATAATCTTTCGTATTGTAGCAGAAACAGAATCTACTATAATATCGTTTTCCATGTTTGTGTGTATAGATTTCATTTGCAGCTATATTCTCGGTTGCAAGGATGGGAGGCGGACCTTATCTCGCTTATGTAACACTATCTGCTCACAATCCTTTCATCATTAAGGTTAGTATTATAAACAGTGGAACTATCAACGAGGCCTCAAAATAATTTCGCGACGTTGAATGAATTGTCTGATCTCCAGGGAATGGCAGTTGGACTGCAGCTGGTCAGTACTTTCTGGTTCTACAAGATAGCGAGAATGGTGATGTACAAATTAACCAAGAGGACGACTAGTGCAACGAAGGAGGCTGACATCAACCATAAAGAGAAAATTGAATACGATTGAGTGAGACAGATTTTTACATTTGCAAAACTGTATGTATACCATTGATGAATAAACATTTAGCAACTCAAATGACCAGACTTGACTTGCTGGTATCCATATCACTTTCTCTATTTACCATATCTTGCTACATATGATACAAATGACTTACAAAAGTATGAGGCACATCCTTCTGTCAAGGATCGGTGGTGGGGCAAACATTTTTGGGCTCCTGCAAATTAGGAATTGGCGTGGCTCTTTGCTTTCTGCAACACCTCCCTTAAAACTAAAGCGATCCTTTGCACCATGTGCGGTTCCAGAAATCTTTCCTTCACTCTCTCGTGTCCCTTCTTGCCCATTGTCAATCTCCTTTCTACATGTGTGGCCAATTTTATGATGTTATTTGTCAGCGATGCCACACCTTCTTTACCAACAGGATGCAGCAGTCCGGTTGAGCCATTCACTACAATCTCCATGGTTCCCCCAGCTGCTGTGCCCTGGAGTGATtaacaaaaggaaaacaaattaGTTGGACCCTGTTAATGTAATCTACCAAACAAAGGACATTCATAAGACAACTACAGAACATAAGCATGATTTTTGCACAGTAATAGACAGGTACATCATACATTGGAAGACGAAGTCAAGGACATACCAGTACAGGTAGCTGAAAGGCCATTGCTTCAATAGTTATCCTTCCAAAGCACTCTCCTCGAGCCTACACATGATTATAAAGTTAAGCTCCATCCATGATACACAACACAACTGAGATACCTAATATTTATTCCCTgaaattttcaaataaaaacTATCCAGCAAGATAACATCTCCTACAAAAGTTGCTGACTTGGGTGCAACCTACCTGAGAATTTTGAACAAGAACGTCAATAGAAGCCAGATAAGGAGCCACAGTCAGGGTTTTGTTCACAAAGTGAACACAATCCTGAAGCTTCTTTTCTATCACAAAGTTTCGCAGTTCCGTTTCAAATTTAGTCTGCTTATCCATGTCACTTCCCACTATTACTGCATGCATAGATGGCACTTGCAATTTCTTCTCCTTGACGAATTGCAGACTTTCATGAAAAGCGCGAAGAAATAGATCCTGACCTTTCCCACGTGAAACACCTACAGTTAAATCACACATATTATTCAGAATATAAAAGTCAAATGCAGATGCATCCAAAACAGAGTAGTGCATGGAAAAACAGAGAAGTGAACAGGACTACAGCTTCAGACAACAAAAGAAATCTTTCGCCGaatgaaagtatgaagtttgGGAAGAGAAGAAGTGATTAGGGTTGTTAGTTTACCTCAACCCAAAAGTATTTAAGTTATTAGGATATGGGTCAAGTTATGTTATTTTCTAAAGCTGCTACTATATCAGATGAAATTGAATAGGAATCGGGAGGTTTTAGTAGCAAGGATTCAAACTATAATCTACCACTATAATTAAAGTACATACAAGTAGAAACTTATATAGTGACAAAGGAAGCATACTGTTTATGATGGCAAAGAGTAGATCTTCATTCCGCACTCCAAGAGACTCTCGGACATGTTCACGGAGAACCCTCCTGGATACACTATCTTCTGCAACTTCCATTAGCTCCTTGCTATTTCCAAGGTGCACAACATAGGTTTTAGGCATTTTAATCCtgtaaaacaaaaagaaaaatattatcaAGTTCCACATTACAATTTTATGGTTGCTAGAATAAGACTGATGGTGGAACAAACTATGGTGCATGTAGTTTTTACATATCACATGATTCTTCTTACCCTAAACGTTCCCGAGTCCTATTTTTCCAATATTCTGCTGTTGTGTGTGAATCAATCATGGCACCTGCAACAAAAGGGAGGTGCTTAACATACTCCACATTGAAATAATGCCCTCGCATTTCATGAATCCACCACAACACCTTAGGAAGAACATGAGGAACGTTTTCCCTGAGAACAGCATCCAGCCATTTTCCAGCAACAGCAGTATTTAAAATGACCAAATCTGCCTTAAGAGCTGTATCTATAGCCTTTTGACCCTTTGCAGAGAGGACCTACCAAGTATTGGGAAATTCATAAGTAGAAGGCCAACAGCATAAGGACACAAAAACAAAGCTTTGCCTTCCCTCATATAAAACACCATCAAGAGCATTAGAACGGGCAGTTAGATTGTGACCGCAAATAATCATTTAGAAACTTAGAATCCAAAAACCTCTCAACTACAGCTGGAGGCATCAACTCTTTATAACTTATTCTAAGCAGATCTAACAGGCTCCAATGTGCATCACAGGCACACTTACCATCAGCAAAAGTATTACAACCGAAGGTTTAATTTCCAAGCTTTGTTTCATGATAAATTGATAACCATACATCTTAATGACAGAGCACTAGAGCAGAATGCAAGCTACAGTTCCACAATCCACTATAACAAAAAATACTAATAGTCTAAtacatgagaaaaaaaaaaaaaaactcaaaattcaAACATTCCACAGAACTTGTACTCATTCACATTTACGACTTTAGATCACGTAGTGTCAACAAAACCAATATTTGTGGCAGTTTCAGCAGCAATGTCACACCACAAAAAGCACAGACTTGCAGTGAGATACTGAATTCTAGAAACATAAGATCACCTACAAAAATCGAAGATGAAGCAACATAAAATGAATACCTGTACTCCTCGGTCCAGCATTTTATTCTCCAAACTGTAAATCACCTCGTCGGATTCCGGTGGCTTTTGGCTTGTTATCCAAACAACCTCCGATCCCACCCCTCTCAACAAGAACGCCAGCTCCATCAACAACAAAGGAccccctgatttttttttttttttttttccataaaatcaaaaatttcttcatcttttttcaaaagaagaaaaagcaaaaaaattgATAAAACGAATTTGTTACCGGAAAGAGAGAGCTCGTGTGAGACCAACAGAACCAGCTTCGACTTCATGAACCGCAGAGGGCTCGGTCCGGCGTCGTTCCGGACAACTCTCACCGCCTCGGCTGCGGCTCTATTATCATCTTCAAAACGACTGCCGCTACTATTTGCGTTGCAGGAATCAAACGCGGTTCTCATGAAGAAAACCATAGCggtggagagagaaaacaatGCCAGAACCACCAGAGACCATTTCTTCTTCTGCATAATCCACGCATTGTTGGCCTGCTTCGCCATCGACAAGAGTGATCGAGTTCCGTCTTTCTTTCTTACTCACTCTGGTTTTGATTTCATGTATTTAGATCAAATCTGGGATCTTTAGTCTTTGAGAGTATTTAATTACTGAGAGAGCTTCAGGGTTGAGGGTAGTTGATGTTAGATAACTGTGGGCTCTCAACGACTCTACCCCACACGCCTACACACTCCTTAAAAAGTTACCCACGCTTGTTGGGCTTTCCATTGACGCTGAGGTTTTTGAGGTGAAACAATTAAACAAggaaaataaacataaaaagaaaGCACTGAATAGTAAGTGATCCGGTAACCCAGCTCTAAGGCAACCCGACCCAAATAGTCAAAATACGAAAGCACTTAAAAAAAACATTAAGATCCTCAAACTGCTCATCTCTCATCGAGTGTCCGAGAATATCCAAAGAACACAGCCGGAGCCATTAACACAATTAATGATAAGCTGAGAGTTACCTTCGACTATAATATTTTGGAGTACACG is a genomic window containing:
- the LOC133740149 gene encoding uncharacterized protein LOC133740149, whose translation is MAKQANNAWIMQKKKWSLVVLALFSLSTAMVFFMRTAFDSCNANSSGSRFEDDNRAAAEAVRVVRNDAGPSPLRFMKSKLVLLVSHELSLSGGPLLLMELAFLLRGVGSEVVWITSQKPPESDEVIYSLENKMLDRGVQVLSAKGQKAIDTALKADLVILNTAVAGKWLDAVLRENVPHVLPKVLWWIHEMRGHYFNVEYVKHLPFVAGAMIDSHTTAEYWKNRTRERLGIKMPKTYVVHLGNSKELMEVAEDSVSRRVLREHVRESLGVRNEDLLFAIINSVSRGKGQDLFLRAFHESLQFVKEKKLQVPSMHAVIVGSDMDKQTKFETELRNFVIEKKLQDCVHFVNKTLTVAPYLASIDVLVQNSQARGECFGRITIEAMAFQLPVLGTAAGGTMEIVVNGSTGLLHPVGKEGVASLTNNIIKLATHVERRLTMGKKGHERVKERFLEPHMVQRIALVLREVLQKAKSHANS
- the LOC133740150 gene encoding uncharacterized protein LOC133740150 codes for the protein MEGHGLTSLVVLGVISWTTAFLFIRKMCPKRSFGFCNRLVSTIHATIAVTLASLSVEDWRCPVCPLAAQSSPQQMKALAVSLSYLIYDLICCLFDKQFSLDNFFHHLVSIIGIVAGLAYQRCGSEMVAALWITEVSSPFLHLREILKELGYKDTDLNLAADISFAAIFSVARMGGGPYLAYVTLSAHNPFIIKGMAVGLQLVSTFWFYKIARMVMYKLTKRTTSATKEADINHKEKIEYD